In Euphorbia lathyris chromosome 9, ddEupLath1.1, whole genome shotgun sequence, the following are encoded in one genomic region:
- the LOC136206111 gene encoding uncharacterized protein translates to MDLAQEEVQFLTIPDLLRESTAIPRRSPKTFYLITLTLIFPLSFAILAHSLFTHPILSQLENHPSADDSQTRHEWTLLLIFQFCYLIFLFAFSLLSTAAVVFTVASIYTGKPVSFSSTISAIPKVFKRLFITFLWVTLMMALYNTIFVVFLVVLVIAIDINDSLLALFSLMVILLLFLVVHVYITALWHLASVVSVLEPIYGLAAMKKSYELLKGRARMALVLVFGYLGVCGVIAGTFASVVVHGGDRYGVFSRIVVGGFLVGVLVIVNLVGLLVQSVFYYLAKSYHHQGIDKSALHEHLGGYLGEYVPLKSNIQMEDI, encoded by the coding sequence ATGGATCTAGCCCAAGAAGAGGTCCAATTCTTAACCATACCTGACCTTTTGAGGGAATCCACCGCCATTCCCAGACGTTCTCCAAAAACTTTCTATCTcataaccctaaccctaattttcCCTCTTTCCTTTGCCATCTTAGCCCATTCTCTCTTCACTCACCCAATTTTATCTCAACTTGAAAATCATCCCTCAGCTGATGATTCTCAAACTCGCCATGAATGGACTCTCCTCTTGATCTTCCAATTTTGTTATTTAATCTTCCTTTTCGCCTTCTCTCTTCTCTCAACTGCTGCTGTTGTTTTCACGGTGGCATCTATTTACACGGGCAAACCTGTATCTTTCTCCTCTACAATTTCTGCTATCCCCAAGGTTTTCAAGCGATtgtttatcacatttttatgGGTTACTTTGATGATGGCGCTCTATAATACTATATTTGTTGTATTCCTTGTTGTTTTGGTTATTGCGATTGATATCAATGATTCTCTATTAGCTCTGTTCTCCTTGATGGTTATTTTGCTGCTGTTTTTGGTTGTTCATGTCTATATAACTGCTCTATGGCATTTGGCTAGTGTGGTTTCTGTGCTTGAACCCATTTATGGGCTTGCAGCAATGAAGAAAAGCTATGAATTGCTCAAGGGAAGAGCTCGTATGGCTTTAGTGCTTGTTTTTGGGTATTTGGGGGTTTGTGGGGTAATTGCAGGAACATTTGCATCTGTTGTTGTTCATGGAGGAGATAGATATGGTGTTTTTTCAAGGATTGTTGTTGGTGGATTTTTGGTTGGGGTATTGGTAATTGTAAATCTGGTTGGTTTGTTGGTTCAGAGTGTTTTTTACTATCTTGCCAAGAGTTATCATCATCAGGGAATTGATAAGAGTGCTTTACACGAACATCTTGGTGGCTATTTGGGAGAATATGTGCCTTTAAAGAGCAACATCCAGATGGAGGATATCTGA
- the LOC136205174 gene encoding uncharacterized protein, with amino-acid sequence MNGYGRSDDDEEKGLLWKLPEVKFKDFGKVGPAFGLGAGCGVGFGVGLVGGFGIGPGIPGMQLGFGFGAGCGIGYGFGYGVGKGIAHDQNRRYSSIGNSFNSPRNVPTRHEISALVDELVVNTKKLVQVTSKEIEKWKK; translated from the exons ATGAACGGCTACGGCAGAAGCGACGATGATGAAGAGAAGGGGTTGCTATGGAAGCTTCCGGAGGTGAAATTCAAGGACTTTGGGAAGGTCGGCCCTGCTTTCGGCCTTGGCGCCGGTTGCGGTGTTGGCTTCGGCGTCGGCCTTGTTGGCG GATTTGGCATAGGTCCTGGGATTCCTGGTATGCAATTGGGATTTGGATTCGGTGCTGGTTGTGGAATTGGCTATGGATTTGGATATGGAGTGGGTAAGGGCATAGCTCATGATCAGAATCGTCGATACTCTAGTATCGGGAACTCGTTCAATTCTCCCAGAAACGTCCCTACTCG ACACGAGATCAGTGCGCTTGTTGATGAGCTAGTAGTCAACACGAAGAAGCTTGTTCAAGTGACTTCAAAAGAAATTGAGAAGTGGAAAAAATGA